TGAACGACTAAATCTTGCCAAACAACTAGGAGCAGATGTTATTTATAACTCTAAAAATCTTAGTTCTGATGAGATTTATCAAGCTTTATCTTCCAATCGTTTTGATCAAATCGTATTAGAAACAGCCGGTTCGCCAATTACAGTTAGATTAGCCATTGAAATTGCAGGTCCTAGATCTAAAGTGTGCTTGGTTGGTACTCTCCATAATGATTTTACCTTACCAGAAAAAACATTCGGTCTTATTTTACGAAAAGAGTTACAAATTTTAGGAAGTTGGATGAACTATTCTGCTCCATGGCCAGGCGAAGAATGGCTATTAGTAAGTCAGTTTTTTGTAGAAGGTAAAATAAATCTTAATGATTTAATCGCTGTTATTGGTGACTTTAACACATTTATTCATAAAGTTAGAGATTTAAATGGACAATCAATGAATGGCAAGATTTTATTAAACTGTAGTTAAAAGTTTACTTTAAATTAGCTATGAAAAATGAAAGCTTATCTTTTGATTTTGTTTGTTATACACTGCTTAATAATTTTCGAAAAAGGAAATAATATGAATGCAAGTGAAAGACGTCAACAGATAATAGAACTTCTTAATATGAAAGGAACGGTATTAGTAAGTGACTTATCAGAACAATATGAGGTTTCAGAAGTCACCATAAGAACAGATCTTCGATTATTAGAAAAACAAGGTGAGCTAACACGATTTCATGGTGGCGGTACAAAAATCATCAATAAAGGTGATATAAAGTCATTTAAAGAGTTGCAGTTAGAAGAACGGTATCAGCGATTTATCGAAGATAAAAAACGAATTGCAATTGAAGCAGTAAAACATGTTAAACAAGGTGATACTATTATTTTAGATAGTGGTAGTACCACCATGTTAATAGCCGAAGAGCTGGTTAAATTAAAAAATATTACTGTTATAACAAATAGCCTTACCTCCGCTTTTATTCTTTCTGATAATAGCGACATAATGTTATTTATGTGTGGTGGGACTCTTAGGCACAAAACCCGATCTTTTCATGGAAAAATTGCTGAGCAATCGTTAGATGGTATTTCTGCTGATATTTTGTTTGTTGGTGCAGATGGCATAGATGCAAAAAGAGGAATAACAACCTTTAATGAAGGGTACACAATTAGCAGTGTGATGGCTAATACCGCTAAAAAAGTGATTGCTGTGCTAGATTCATCTAAGTTTGGACGAAATGGCATCAATGTGGTTTTACCACTAAATAAGCTAAATACTATTATTACAGATATCAATGTTGATGGTAAATGTAAGCAAGAATTTGGAAAACAGGGAGTTAATTTAATCGCTGTTTAATATTTCGATGGATAATAGGGTACCTGATTAAAGTAGACTTAATTGATCTAACGTTTTTAAAAGATGACGAATTACAGTTTAATGAGGTATGAATTTTTTTCATACCTCATTAAAATGAATTCTATCTAAAAAAGTGATCATTTAAGATTGTTATTTCTCCCGACAATATTAATTTGTAGGTGAGAATATGATATTAACAATTACGATGAATCCTTCAGTAGATATATCATACCCATTAAATAAATTAATCATTAATGATATTAATCGGGTATCTAATGTAAAAAAGACCGCTGGCGGTAAAGGGCTTAATGTTACCAGAGGAATTAAATTTTCAAATATATCAGTATTAGCCTCTGGTATTATTGGTGGAACAACTGGGAATTATATCCAAAAACAATTAGATGAAGATAATATTGATTATGATTTTTATATAACAAAGCAGGAATCAAGAAACTGTATTGCCATTTTACATGAAGGAAACCAAACCGAAATTTTAGAATCAGGTCCTGTGTTAGAGCTTCAGGACGCTAATCTTTTTTTAAAACACTATCAAACGTTGCTTGAGAAAGCAGATCTTGTGACCATTTCCGGATCATTACCTCAGGGTTTTCCCATCGATTTTTATGTAAGTTTAATTGAACAAGCCGATAGGCATCAAATCCCTGTTTTGCTTGACGCTTCTGGAAAAATGCTTCATGCAACACTCGTTTCCGAACATAAACCTTATTTAATAAAACCCAATAAAGAAGAATTAAAACAAGTCATCCAAATGGATATTGATGATAGTGATAACAATTCATTAATTAGAGCACTTAATCATCCTCTGCTAGATGATATTCCTTTCATTATTATTTCGTTAGGTAAAAAGGGTGCGTTTGCTCGTTGTCATGACCAATTTTATCAAGTCACAATTCCTAAAATTAATGTAGTTAATCCCGTTGGTTCAGGTGATGTCACATTAGCGGGTCTTGCGGTAAGTTTACACGAAAGCGAGTCAGTAGACAGTATGCTGAAACGAGCTATGACGATGGGTATGTTAAATACGATGGAATCACAGACAGGTTTTGTCAATATGGGTAACTATGACCAATACTATCAACAAGTTAAAGTTAAAGAAATATATAAATCATAAGGTTAATTAGGAGTAAATTATGTATCTTATTTCCAGTCAAGAGATGTTAAAAAAAGCTCAGCGAGAACATTATGCCGTTCCCGCTTTTAATATACACAACCTTGAGACAATTCAAGTTGTAATTGATACAGCAAAAGATATGCAATCGCCAGTCATACTTGCAGCAACACCAGCAACGTATAACTATGCCGGCACACAGTATTTGATTAATATTTGTAAAACTGCGGCACAAATCCATCATTTTCCATTTGCGTTACATTTAGATCATCATGAAAATCTGAACGATATTAAAACTAAAATAGAGGAAGGTATTCGTTCAATTATGATTGATGCTTCTCATTATCCATTTGAAGAAAACATTGATATTGTTAGTAAAATGGTGGCATTTAGCCATAAATATAACGCAAGTGTTGAAGCTGAGCTTGGCCGTTTAGGAGGACAGGAAGACGATTTGGTTGTTGATGATAAAGAAAGCGCATTTACTGATCCTGATGCAGCCAAAGAGTATGTAGAACGTACAGGAATTGATTCTTTAGCTGTGGCAATTGGATCTGCTCATGGCTTATATAAAGGGGAACCTAAGCTTGATTTTGAACGGTTAGCGAAAATACGTGACAAAGTTGAAGTTCCTTTAGTATTACATGGTGCTTCGGGTATTCCAGAAGTGATGGTGAAAAAATCTATTTCATTGGGTATTTGTAAAGTAAATGTCGCAACAGAATTAAAAATTGCCTTTTCTGATGCTTTAAAACAAGATTTTAAATCTCATCCCGATGCTAATGATCCTAGGCATTATATGCAACCAGCTAAAACAGCAATGAAAAAAATTGTTGAAGAAAAGATTCGTATTTGTGGTAGCGCAGGGAAATTATAGTATGCAAGCAAAGGGTATTTTATTTGATTTAGATGGGACATTAGTCAATTCATTACCAGCAGTTGAGCGCTGCTGGTTAGTATTTGCTGATCGTCATAAACTTAATCATTCCTATGTATTAAAAACCATTCATGGTCGTAAAGCTATCGATAATATAAAACTATTTTTACCTAATAAACCTGAAAGTTTCATCGAACAAGAGCATCGTTGGGTGGAACAATTAGAGGCTGAAGATATAAAAGATATTGATGAAATATCTGGAGCTAGTCATTTCTTACGACAATTATCTTCACTTAATATTCCTTGGGGAATTGTAACTTCTGGTACAAAAAAAGTAGCTAATTCTCGCTTTAGTATTCTCAATGTAGCTAAACCAAAAGTTTTTATTACTGGTGAAATGGTTATTAATACTAAACCCGCTCCTGATGGTTATTTACAAGGAGCAAATTTACTCGGATTACCTACTAATGAGTGTATTGTTTTTGAAGATTCAAAAGCGGGTATTGAATCTGCATTTAATGCACAGTGTCAAATTATTAGTGTTAACTGTCCTAATTCACTTGATGATAATTGTATGTTAAATATTGATTCTTTTGATGAGCTAGTAATAAAAAAATTAAACGAGAACGATTTTGAAATATTAAAAAGTAATATATAAAACATAATTGATAAACTTATTTATTGTTTTATTTAAGTAACAGTTTAATACCAAAGTATTTTTGCCGTGTAATTATTGATAATATGTTCAATACTTGCTTAATTTGAACATATTATCAACGGAGTTACACATTATTTATATTGCCGATGATTTGTTTAAAGGTCGAAAATGAACAAAAACCCATTGTATTAGTTGGACAATTTTCCATTGCTAATGTTACTTTATAGGGTGGATTGTTACGATTTAATTGGGTCAAATTTCGGATTTGATCGGTTGATTGATAAAAATATTCAATTTTCATCAATGCTTCACCACTATGATTATCACGCCATTTTTGGAACACTATTTTGCCACCAATAGGTGTCGTTTCAAATTGATCGGGTAGTGTATAAGATTTAATTTTTAGTGCTGAAAATAATGATGCTACATTTGAATAATGACCGACTAAAAAAGTAAATTTGGTATGATTTTTTTCATAGAAAGTCTGATTAATATAGTTAATTAAATTTGCGGCAACCTGTTTAGGAATCTTATTTTTTATAATTGAATTGATGTAGTTTTTATCAAATAAAGGTCTATCAGAAGCAAAAGTTTTATTTATCATTGCTCTCCATAAGAGCGTAATACACAGCCTTTTTGCTCTAAATGGCGAAGATCATTACCAATTGTGACTGTAGAGACTTTAAAAAGTTTACTCAATTTATTCACACGGTATTTTCTTAACCCAGTAAATAGATAATTTTTTCTCGACGCTGTAGAGTGTTCATGATTTCATTAGTCATAAATTTTCAATTCATTAAACTTTCATTTTTTATTGGATTTGAATATATATAAAGAATTAAAAATGATAAATAAGTCACAAAATAGATTATGCATAGAAAAACCTAAAAATCATTTCATTTGAAACGAAATGAAAGAATAAAAATAAAATTAGATTTTAGATAAAAAACTATTATTATTTTTATTCAAATGGTTAATGAAAAGATAAAAAATTATTTGAATAAGAAATGA
The sequence above is drawn from the Gilliamella apicola genome and encodes:
- a CDS encoding HAD-IA family hydrolase; the encoded protein is MQAKGILFDLDGTLVNSLPAVERCWLVFADRHKLNHSYVLKTIHGRKAIDNIKLFLPNKPESFIEQEHRWVEQLEAEDIKDIDEISGASHFLRQLSSLNIPWGIVTSGTKKVANSRFSILNVAKPKVFITGEMVINTKPAPDGYLQGANLLGLPTNECIVFEDSKAGIESAFNAQCQIISVNCPNSLDDNCMLNIDSFDELVIKKLNENDFEILKSNI
- a CDS encoding histidine-type phosphatase, producing the protein MINKTFASDRPLFDKNYINSIIKNKIPKQVAANLINYINQTFYEKNHTKFTFLVGHYSNVASLFSALKIKSYTLPDQFETTPIGGKIVFQKWRDNHSGEALMKIEYFYQSTDQIRNLTQLNRNNPPYKVTLAMENCPTNTMGFCSFSTFKQIIGNINNV
- a CDS encoding hexose kinase, whose amino-acid sequence is MILTITMNPSVDISYPLNKLIINDINRVSNVKKTAGGKGLNVTRGIKFSNISVLASGIIGGTTGNYIQKQLDEDNIDYDFYITKQESRNCIAILHEGNQTEILESGPVLELQDANLFLKHYQTLLEKADLVTISGSLPQGFPIDFYVSLIEQADRHQIPVLLDASGKMLHATLVSEHKPYLIKPNKEELKQVIQMDIDDSDNNSLIRALNHPLLDDIPFIIISLGKKGAFARCHDQFYQVTIPKINVVNPVGSGDVTLAGLAVSLHESESVDSMLKRAMTMGMLNTMESQTGFVNMGNYDQYYQQVKVKEIYKS
- a CDS encoding DeoR/GlpR family DNA-binding transcription regulator → MNASERRQQIIELLNMKGTVLVSDLSEQYEVSEVTIRTDLRLLEKQGELTRFHGGGTKIINKGDIKSFKELQLEERYQRFIEDKKRIAIEAVKHVKQGDTIILDSGSTTMLIAEELVKLKNITVITNSLTSAFILSDNSDIMLFMCGGTLRHKTRSFHGKIAEQSLDGISADILFVGADGIDAKRGITTFNEGYTISSVMANTAKKVIAVLDSSKFGRNGINVVLPLNKLNTIITDINVDGKCKQEFGKQGVNLIAV
- a CDS encoding tagatose bisphosphate family class II aldolase; amino-acid sequence: MYLISSQEMLKKAQREHYAVPAFNIHNLETIQVVIDTAKDMQSPVILAATPATYNYAGTQYLINICKTAAQIHHFPFALHLDHHENLNDIKTKIEEGIRSIMIDASHYPFEENIDIVSKMVAFSHKYNASVEAELGRLGGQEDDLVVDDKESAFTDPDAAKEYVERTGIDSLAVAIGSAHGLYKGEPKLDFERLAKIRDKVEVPLVLHGASGIPEVMVKKSISLGICKVNVATELKIAFSDALKQDFKSHPDANDPRHYMQPAKTAMKKIVEEKIRICGSAGKL
- a CDS encoding DeoR family transcriptional regulator, encoding MNKLSKLFKVSTVTIGNDLRHLEQKGCVLRSYGEQ